In Kiritimatiellia bacterium, the genomic window CAGCTTGGCCAGGGCCAGCACGTCCTTGATCAGGCGGCGCATCCGCCCGGCCGACTTCTGGATCACCGAGAGGTAGTAGCGGCCGGTGTCGTCCACCCGGTCGGCGTAGTCCTCCAGGAGCAGCTGGGCGAAGCTCTCGATCTTCTGCAGCGGGGCCTGCAGGTCGTGGGAGGCCACGTTGGCGTATTCCTCCAGTGCCGCGTTGGACTCCCGCAGGCGCTGCTCCGTGTGCCAGAAATCCATGAAGTGCCCGATCCGGTCGCCGACGGCCATCATCAGGTCCCGCTCGGTCTCGGTCAGCGTCCGCGCCCCGGGTTCGTCCCGGAAGCGGATCTCGAGGGTGCCGATGGCCTTGCCGCGCTCCCGGATCTCGAACGACTCGACGCGGCCGGACTCGAAGAGGTTGGCCGACCCGTACTCCTCCTTACCGAGCCGGATCACCGCGCAGCAGCGGTCGCCCGCGTCGGGCAGCAGGATGTTGGCCGCCGCGCTCAAGGCCACCCGCGGCGAGCCCTCCACGCTGTCGAAGAGCTTCTCCAGGGCATACAGGCAGCCCAGCTCGGACATGCGCTGGCGCAGGGTCTCCACGTGCGCCCGCTGCTCCTCCTCCTGCGCGAAACGTTCGATCGCCCGCCGCGTCTTCTCCAGCAGCGTCTCGCTGAAACGGGGATCGGCCTGCTTGGTCACGTAGTCGGTGGCGCCCATGTGCAGCGCCTGGACCGCCAGTTCCTCGCTGCCGTGCCCGGAAAGGAAGATCACCGGGAACGGCGGCCCGATGGCGCGCAGCCGCTCCAGGACCTCCAGGCCGGAAAGGCCCGGCATCTTCTGGTCCAGGATCATGACGTCGAAGGACTGCTCCTCCACCCGGCGGAGCGCGTCGGCGCCGTTCGGGGCCTCTTCCGCCGCGTAGCCCCGCGCGGAGAACAACTCGGTCAGGTAGCGCCGCACCGCGTCGTCATCC contains:
- a CDS encoding response regulator, producing the protein MTPSGQNDRKRVIIVEDDDAVRRYLTELFSARGYAAEEAPNGADALRRVEEQSFDVMILDQKMPGLSGLEVLERLRAIGPPFPVIFLSGHGSEELAVQALHMGATDYVTKQADPRFSETLLEKTRRAIERFAQEEEQRAHVETLRQRMSELGCLYALEKLFDSVEGSPRVALSAAANILLPDAGDRCCAVIRLGKEEYGSANLFESGRVESFEIRERGKAIGTLEIRFRDEPGARTLTETERDLMMAVGDRIGHFMDFWHTEQRLRESNAALEEYANVASHDLQAPLQKIESFAQLLLEDYADRVDDTGRYYLSVIQKSAGRMRRLIKDVLALAKLDSDGLAVRSLPLQDILDIVKDQLSHRLVERNAVIRTEALPVVQGDETRLVQLFQNLIGNALKFNDKPEPRVEVGAVEEPDAWKIYVRDNGIGMTREDAGRLFVPFKRLHASDRYEGTGIGLALCRKIVRQHGGSIDLDAEPGRGCTFWIRLPKEPATAQAGDVTPCLQTT